The Pseudomonas sp. GD03919 region GCGGCCGGGATGGGGCAATCCCGAGCCTTCCTGGTTGCGCACCCATCCGGCCACGCAAGATCGTATCTCACGCCTGCTGACGTTGGCGCCTGAACCAGCAACAGCCTTGCCGTTTCACGCGTCCCATTTCTTGCCGGAATCCACTGTGACGCCGCGCCCGCCGCGCTGGCGCCCGAGCGGGCTATGGCGCTGATTGCCTATCAACAGGAGACTTCTCATGGCCTACCCCGACCCGTACCCACGCCCCGCACCGGATCCCTTCATCCGGCGCTGGCTCTTCATCACTGCGTGCGTTGCAGCACTCATGCTGTTCTGGCAGTTCCTGCCCGCCATCGAAGCCTGGTTCAGCCCGCGCCAAGCCGCTGAGCGCACCGTCACGCCGCGTGGCGATCTGGCCGCTGACGAACAGGCTACCATCGAACTGTTTGAAAAATCACGCGCCTCGGTGGTCTACATCACCACCGCGAAGCTGGTGCGCGACGTCTGGACGCGCAATGTCTTCTCCGTGCCGCGTGGCACGGGATCGGGCTTCATCTGGGACGACGCCGGCCACGTCGTCACCAACTTCCACGTCATCCAGGGCGCGTCCGAAGCCACCGTAAAGCTTGCCGACGGCCGCGACTACCAGGCCGCGCTGGTGGGGGCGAGCCCAGCGCACGACATCGCCGTACTCAAGATCGGCGTCGGTTTCAAACGCCCGCCTGCCGTGCCGGTCGGCACCAGCGCCGAACTCAAGGTTGGACAGAAGGTGTTTGCTATCGGCAACCCCTTTGGCCTGGATTGGACGCTCACCACCGGCATCGTCTCCGCGCTCGACCGCTCGTTACCGGGAGAAGCGGGCGGCCCGGCCATTGATAACCTGGTTCAGACTGATGCCGCCATTAACCCCGGCAACTCGGGCGGCCCCCTGCTCGATTCGGCAGGGCGGCTTATCGGCATCAACACGGCGATCTACAGTCCCTCCGGCGCCTCGGCCGGAATCGGTTTTGCCGTGCCGGTGGACACCGTCATGCGGGTAGTGCCGCAACTGATCAAGTCCGGCAAATACATCCGCCCGGCGCTGGGCATCGAGGTGGATGAACAGCTCAATCAGCGCCTGTTTGCACTGACCGGAAGCAAGGGCGTGTTCGTGCTGCGTGTCACCCCCGGCTCGGCAGCGCACAAAGCCGGGCTCGCGGGTGTCGAAGTCACGCCGCAAGGCATCGTGCCCGGCGACCGCATCATCGGTGTTGATGGCAAGGCGACGGACGATGTGGCTAAGCTGCTCGCGCGGCTAGACGACAGGAAGGTCGGCGATGTAGTGGTCTTGTCCGTGGAACGGGCCGGCAAATCGCGCGAGGTACGTGTGGAGCTGCAACCCGGGAATTGATTGAACTGAACCTGTGGATCAGGCGGTAGTGCAGCGTCGCGGCGATTGAGGCTCTCAGGTCTCTTCGGCCAGGTAGCGTTCCGCCTCAATCTCCGAAGTGTCGGATGCGATCTGTCTATCCGAATAGGCAGGCATGCAACGCCGGAACCTCTTGCCAATCATCGAAGGAGAAAGCGAGGCGCAATCCGCATGAGGTGGACACATGCCAGGAACGGAGCGAACAGGAGGCCGCATTGGAACTCAGGTTACTGCGCTATTTCGTTGCGGTCGCGGAAGAACAGCATTTCGCGCGAGCGGCCGAGCGCCTTGGCGTTGAGCAATCGCCTGTGTCGCGCACAATGCGCAATCTCGAAGCCACGCCCGGCGTGCAGCTGTTCGACCGCAGCCTGCGCCAGACGCGACTGACCTGGGCCGGTCAAGTGTTCCTCGGTGAGTGCCGGCGTGTGCTGACCACCGTGGAGCAGGCGGTGAGTGCCGCAAAGGCGGCGGCGCAGGGCTATCCAGGGCGCGGCAAGCGGCCATTGTCAAAGGCCTGCTGCCATCATATAAGCCACTGAAAAACATGAAGTTTTAACTTCACAAGGCAATCCGTGACGGCTACTCTGCCGCCCCATGATTCGACGCCTATTGCCCCTGCTCTGCTGTTTCACAGCCGTTTCCCTGCACGCTGCACCCGCCACCTTCGCCGAGGCCAAGCGCCTGGCGTGGCCGCTGTATGCCCAGCAAGCCACCGAGTTCTACTGCGGCTGCAAGTACAGCGGCAATCGGGTCGATCTGCGCTCCTGTGGTTACACGCCACGCAAGAACGCCAATCGCGCCCAGCGCATCGAGTGGGAACATATCGTCCCGGCCTGGGTGATCGGCCATCAGCGCCAGTGCTGGCAGAAAGGCGGGCGCAAGAACTGCGCGGCCAACGATATGCAGTTCCGCAGGGCCGAGGCCGACCTGCACAACCTGGTACCGAGCATCGGCGAGGTGAATGGTGATCGCAGCAACTACAGCTTCGCCTGGCTGCCACAGAAACCACATCAGTACGGGCGGTGCGAGACGGTGGTGGACTTCAAGGCGCGCAAGGTGATGCCGCGCCCGGCCATTCGCGGGATGATCGCGCGCACCTACTTCTACATGTCCGACCGCTACAAGCTGCGTCTGTCGAAACAGGATCGGCAACTCTATGAAGCCTGGAGCAAGGCCTACCCGCCTAGGGTCTGGGAGCAGCAGCGCAACCAGCAGGTCGCCTGTGTGATGGGCTGGGGCAACCCTTATGTGGGCAAGGTGGATATGAGCCGCTGTGCGCCACGGCGCGGATGACACCCAGTTGACGCATCGCGCCCGCTACGCACGACGCATGCGCGTTGATCCGGCGGCGAGCAGCTCTTAAGCTGCCACACATTGCGCCTACAAGGATGTGCCATGATTCCCGTAAACCCCGCCGCCATGCTGCTTGGAGCGCTGCTCCTGCTGTTTTCCATGATCTGCGTGCCCGGCCTGCTGGGCCTGCTCGGTGCCAGCCTGCACCCACGCGCCAGAGCGTTCATGCTGGCCAGGCGCAAGCGATTCGGGTTTCTCGCCCTATTCTTCCTCGTCGGCAGTTTGCCAGCCCTGCAACTACTGATCTGGCAGGTGCAGAGTTCGTATGAAGCGCGCGCACTCGATCAGCGTCTGGAGTCCGAGCAGGTACTCGGCGAGCTGGTGCTACCCGCCGGAACCCAGGTGAAGCTGGCACGCCTGAAGCCCGCCGACGACTTCAGAGGCGAACCTCTCCCACATGGGTTGCAAAGTCTGCAGCACGCCGAGTTCACCAAGCAGCCGGTAACGTACGCGGCGCGCCGGTAAGCAGTCTGCATCTGGACGATATGCGCGCCAGGGTGCGTCTGGCAGAGGATGCGCGGCTCGACGATTGGCTGTGCTCGGCGACGGAGGATGTCACCTTCAGCTATCCGCTCGGCGCCCGCTTCAAACCGGCAGACTGGCAACTGGATAGCTGCACCCTGGCAGCAGGCAGCGAGGTGGCGGACGTCGTCTGGCCGCAAGCGATCACCGTACAGGCACTGGAGAAAGGGCGCTGGCAGCTGGCGCCCGGCCACGCGCCGGTTCACCTCCAAGGGCTCTACTTATGGGTCTGGAACATCTGGCTCGACGGTCCCTACGGCGCGCTGCAAGGCTGGGACGGCCTGTTGGTCGAACCACTCGAACTTGGGCCGATGCATTACCCGGCTGACACACGGGTACGCGCTTACCGCGGCAATCTGCTGTTCAGCCCTTACGATGACTCGCCTGCGCAGGATCGACGCGACGGCCAATTGCTCGAGCCGAACATGTCGGTGGAGCAGAACGCAGCCGGCGAGGTGTTGGGCGTTCATGACAATGAGGACGTCGGCGTGATCGACTGGTTCACGCTGACGCCCTGAAGGCATCGCGGCTGAAGCCGCTCCTACACACCTACACCTGCGGACTACGCAAGACGCTGCAACTCGCGCCGCACCATGTTGGCGAACTCCGGCGGGCTGAGCAGGTACAGCTCCTGTGCTACCCAGGGCAGCCAGCGCCCCTGTAACTCGGCCTTGCGCGCCAGCAGGCGCTGGGCCTCGGCTTCGGCGCGGGCCTGGTGCTCACGGTGGTAGTCGGCGCGGCTCGGTTTTTCTGTGCTCACGGTACTGCCCTTTTCCTCATATCGGGCAGAGCAGGCATAATTGCCGCCTGTTCGCCCATTTCGACCATCATCAATGCGCATCCACGTCAGTTTCATCGATCGCGTCGGCATCACCCAGGAAGTCCTGGCGCTGCTTGGCGGGCGTAATCTGAACCTCGATGCGGTGGAGATGGTACCGCCAAACGTCTATATCGACGCGCCGACCCTGAGCGCCGAGGTACTCGAAGAGCTGCGCGGCGCGCTGCTGCAGGTGCACGGCGTGCAGAGCGTTGAGGTGGTGGACATTCTTCCCGGCCAGCGCCGCCGTCTGCAGCTCGATGCCCTGCTGGCGGCCATGCCCGACCCGGTGCTGGCGGTGGATGATCGCGCCACCGTACTACTGGCCAACCCGGCACTGATCGACATCTGCGAGCGCCCGCCCGAGGGGCTGAGCATCGCCGCGCTATTCTCCGACGACGCGCTGCAACGCTCGCTGCTCGCCGCCGGTTTCCATCAGCCGCTACGCGAAGTGAACTTCGCCGGCCAGCCACTGCTGCTCGACGCCCAGCCGATCACCGAAGACGGGCGCCTGACCGGCGGCCTGCTCACCCTCTACGCCCCGAGCCGCATGGGCCAGCGCCTGGCCGCGTTGCATCATGATCACGCCGAGGGCTTCGACTCGCTGCTCGGCGAGTCAGACGCCATCCGTGCGCTCAAGGCCCGTGCCTTGCGCGTGGCATCGCTGGATGCACCGCTGCTGATCCACGGCGAAACCGGCACCGGCAAGGAGCTGGTGGCGCGCGCCTGCCATACCGCCAGCGTGCGCCGCACCGCGCCCTTCCTCGCCCTAAACTGCGCCGCTCTGCCGGAGAACCTGGCAGAGAGCGAACTGTTTGGCTACGCCCCCGGCGCCTTTACCGGCGCCCAGCGCGGCGGCAAGCCGGGGCTGCTGGAGCTGGCCAACCAGGGCACGGTGTTTCTCGACGAAATCGGCGAAATGTCGCCCTATCTGCAGGCCAAGCTGCTGCGCTTTCTCAGCGACGGCAGCTTCCGCCGCGTCGGTGGCGATCGCGAGGTGAAGGTGGACGTGCGCATCCTCAGCGCCACCCATCGTGATCTTGAAAAGATGGTGGCCGAAGGCAGCTTCCGCGAAGACCTGTTCTACCGCCTCAACGTGCTCAATCTGGAAGTGCCGCCGCTACGCGAGCGCGGCCAGGACATCCTGCTGCTGGCCCAGCACTTCATGGCCCAGGCCTGTGCGCAGATCCAGCGCCTGCCCTGCCGCCTGGCGCCGACCACCTTCCCCGCCCTGCTCGCCGGGCGCTGGCCGGGGAACGTGCGCCAGTTGCAGAACGTGATCTTCCGCGCCGCCGCCATCTGCGACAGCAACTGGGTGGAGATGGACGACCTGGACATCGCCGTGACCGAGGTGGCGCCACGGGTACAGGGCGAGGTCGGTAGCCTGGAACAGGCCATGGACGAGTACGAAAAAGCGCTGCTGGAAAAGCTCTACGCCAGCCACCCCTCCAGCCGCCAACTGGCCGCGCGCCTGGGCACCTCGCATACCGCCATCGCCAAGCGCCTGCGCAAATACGGCATCGGCAAGCTGTAACAGGCCGTTGAAAAACGTAGGCGAGGCAGGCAAGGCAAGGCAAGGCAAAAACGGCCGAAAAAGCGCAGTTTACGCGTTGTAAATGAGCATTTTGACTGGGCTCGCACGCGAGGCCGTTTTTAACGCAGCATTGCCAACGCAGGTAGTTTTTCAACGGCCTGCTAATGCCTGCCGCCGCGTAGGGTGGGTTAGGCGCCTGTCATACATCCCGATGAACAATTGGGTTCGCCGCGCCGTAACCCACCATTGGCGCAACACGGAAGATCGCCCGGTGGGTTACGCGGCGCACCACCACCGAGTTGTCAGCACGCCCGCTGCCCAGCGCCACTCACCCACCCTACGCGCTAGACACCTCGTTCGTAGGGAGGGCCGGGCGGCGATCCGCACTCAGCCCACCAACACAGTTCGTAGGGTGGGCTTTAGCCCACCAGCACAGCCATAGAACATTGGCACAACCTGCAGGATCGCCCGGCGGATATCAAAAGCTTCATCCACCCGCTGTGGGGCTTTAGCCACGACAGCCTGGACAAATCGCCGCTGAAGCGTCTCCCACACGCCACCCTGCCGAATCCCGGGGCTGCCGGCACGATCTTTCCGGATTACATCCGGGCTACACGCCAGGCAGAGCGTGGCTTACAGCTCACCTGTAGCCAAATCATTCCATCGTAACGATTTCGTAACAACATGAGCAAAGCCCCATTCCCGCTGGTGCGACCTCGACTTTGCCAGAAACGACGCCGACTTTCGGAACGATATCGTTCCACAGAGCTTTCATCAGTCGCCGTTAAAATATCTAAGCAATTGATTTTATTGAAAAAAATATCAATGGCACCAAGCTTGCTCTAGCACCTGCAGTCGACCCGCACCGCTGCGGGTTACCCGTTGCCTGCCACAGAAGCAGGCCACCTTTGCCCTTGAGGAGTTCACATGAGCGAGTTGCGTTTCACCGCCGATCACGAATGGCTGCGTCTGGACAACGATGGTCTGGTTACCGTCGGCATCACCCATTACGCCCAGGACGCGCTCGGCGACGTGGTCTACGTACAACTGCCGGAAGTGAAGGCCTATGCCCAGGGCGAGGAAGTGGCCGTACTGGAGTCGGTGAAGGCCGCCAGCAACATCGTCATGCCGCTGGACGGCGAAATCATCGAGGTCAACGCCGACCTGGAAGGCAGCCCGGAGTTGGTCAACGAATCGCCGCTGGACAAGGCCTGGTTCTTCCGCATGCGCCTGACCGACAACGCCGTGCTCGCCGACCTGCTGGACAAGGCCGGCTATGATCGTCTGTTGAACGCCAACGCCGACGCCTGAGTGACCGCCATGACCAAGCTCGACACCCAGAACGAATTCATCGCCCGCCACATCGGCCCGCGCGATGCCGACACCGCAGCCATGCTCGAACTGCTGGGCTATGACTCGGTCGACGCGCTGACCAATGCAGTGATCCCCGAGTCCATCAAGGGCACCAGCATCCTCGGCGAGCAGCCGGGCCTGTCGGAAGCCGACGCCCTGGCCAAGATCAAGGCCATCGCCGCGAAGAACCAGCAGTTCAAGAACTACATCGGCCAGGGTTACTACGGCACTCACACGCCGAGCCCGATCCTGCGCAACCTGCTGGAAAACCCGGCCTGGTACACCGCCTACACCCCGTACCAGCCGGAGATTTCCCAGGGCCGCCTGGAAGCGCTGCTGAACTTCCAGACCCTGATCAGCGACCTTACCGGCATGCAGATCGCCAACGCATCGCTGCTGGATGAAGCCACCGCTGCCGCCGAGGCCATGACCTTCTGCAAGCGTCTGTCGAAGAACAAGGCTGCCAACACCTTCTTCGTGTCCCAGCACTGCCACCCGCAGACCCTCGACGTACTGCGCACCCGTGCCGAGCCGCTGGGCATCGACATCGAAGTCGGCGACGAAGCTGCCATCACTGACGCCAGCGCCTACTTCGGTGCGCTGCTGCAGTACCCGGCGAGCAACGGTGACATCTTCGACTACCGTGCCCTGGTCGAGCGCTTCCACGCCGCCAACGCCCTGGTGGCCGTGGCTGCCGACCTGCTGGCCCTGACCCTGCTCACCCCACCGGGCGAGTTCGGCGCCGACGTGGCCCTGGGCAGCGCCCAGCGTTTCGGTGTACCGCTGGGCTTCGGTGGTCCGCACGCTGCCTACTTCGCCACCCGCGACGCGTTCAAGCGCGACATGCCGGGCCGTCTGGTCGGCATGTCGGTGGACCGTTTCGGCAAACCGGCCCTGCGCCTGGCCATGCAGACCCGCGAGCAGCACATCCGCCGCGAGAAGGCCACCAGTAACATCTGTACCGCGCAGGTGCTGCTGGCCAACATCGCCAGCATGTACGCCGTGTACCACGGCCCGAAAGGCCTGACCGCCATCGCGCAGCGCGTACACAGCTTCACCGCCATCCTCGCCCTGGGCCTGACCAAGCTGGGCCACAGCGTTGAGCAGCAGCACTTCTTCGACACCCTGAGCATCAAGACCGGCGCCAAGACCGCCGAGCTGCATGCCAAGGCCCGTGCTGCCGGCATCAACCTGCGCGAGATCGACGCCGAGCGTCTGGGTCTGTCGCTGGACGAAACCACCGACCAGGCCGCCGTCGAGGCGCTGCTGGCACTCTTCGCCGGCGATCAGTCTGCCCCTGCCGTCGCCGACCTGGCCGCACAGGTCGCCAGCCGCCTGCCGCAAGGCCTGCTGCGCCAATCGGCGATCCTGCAGCACGAAGTGTTCAACCGCTACCACAGCGAAACCGAGCTGATGCGCTACCTGCGCAAGCTGGCCGACAAGGACCTGGCCCTGGATCGCAGCATGATCCCGCTGGGTTCCTGCACCATGAAGCTCAACGCCGCCAGCGAGATGATCCCGGTGACCTGGCCGGAATTCGGTAACCTGCACCCCTTCGCTCCGGTCGAGCAGGCTGCCGGTTACACCCAACTGACCACTGAGCTGGAAGCCATGCTCTGCGCCGCCACCGGCTACGACGCCGTGTCGCTGCAGCCCAACGCCGGTTCCCAGGGCGAGTACGCAGGCCTGCTGGCCATCCGTGCCTATCACCTGAGCCGTGGCGACGATCAGCGCGACATCTGCCTGATCCCGCAATCGGCCCACGGTACCAACCCGGCGACCGCCTCCATGGCCGGTATGCGCGTGGTGGTGACCGCCTGTGACGCACGCGGCAACGTCGACATCGCCGATCTCAAGGCCAAGGCCGAAGAGCACAAGGATCGCCTGGCTGCGATCATGATCACCTACCCGTCCACCCACGGTGTGTTCGAGGAAGGCATCCGCGAGATCTGCCAGATCATCCACGACAACGGCGGCCAGGTTTACATCGACGGCGCCAACATGAACGCCATGGTCGGTCTGTGCGCCCCGGGTCAGTTCGGCGGCGACGTCTCGCACCTGAACCTGCACAAGACCTTCTGCATCCCGCACGGCGGTGGCGGCCCGGGCGTCGGCCCGATCGGCGTCAAATCGCACCTGGCGCCGTTCCTGCCGGGCCATGGCCACATGGCACGCAAGGAAGGTGCAGTCAGCGCCGCGCCGTTCGGCAGCGCCAGCATCCTGCCGATCACCTGGATGTACATCACCATGATGGGCGGCAACGGCCTCAAGCGCGCGTCGCAGATGGCCATTCTCAACGCCAACTACATCGCCCGTCGTCTGGAAGAGCACTACCCGGTGCTGTACTCCGGCGAAGGCGGCCTGGTGGCGCACGAGTGCATCCTCGACATCCGTCCGCTCAAGGACAGCAGCGGCATCAGCGTCGACGACGTGGCCAAGCGTCTGATCGACTTCGGCTTCCACGCCCCGACCATGTCCTTCCCGGTTGCCGGCACTCTGATGATCGAGCCGACCGAGAGCGAGTCCAAGGAAGAGCTGGATCGCTTCTGTGACGCCATGATCGCCATCCGTGAGGAAATTCGCGCGGTCGAGCAGGGCCGTCTGGACAAGAACGACAACCCGCTGAAGAACGCCCCGCACACCGCGCTGGAACTGGTAGGCGAGTGGAATCACGCCTACAGCCGCGAGCAGGCCGTGTACCCGGTCGCCAGCCTGATCGAGGCCAAGTACTGGCCGCCGGTGGGCCGTGTGGACAACGTCTACGGCGACCGCAACCTGGTCTGCGCCTGCCCGTCCATCGAGGCGTATCAGGACGCGTAAGCACCGCCCCGTAGCCCGGATGAAAATCCGGGGAAGCTGTCAAAAGCTCCCGGATTACATCCGGGCTACATCCACCCCGTTTCTTTCGGCTCCCCTCACCGGGGCGGGCTGACTTCATCCCGAGAAAAACGATAAAGAGGGCCTCACCATGTTCAGCAAGCACGACCAACTGCAGGGCTATGACGACGCCCTGCTCGCGGCGATTCAGGCCGAGGAACAGCGCCAGGAAGACCACATCGAGCTGATCGCCTCGGAGAACTACTGCAGCCAGCGCGTGATGCAGGCGCAAGGCAGCGGCCTGACCAACAAGTATGCCGAAGGCTATCCGGGCAAGCGCTACTACGGTGGTTGCGAGCATGTGGACAAGGTCGAGGCACTGGCCATCGATCGCGCCAAGCAGCTGTTCGGCGCCGACTACGCCAACGTCCAGCCGCACTCGGGCTCTTCCGCTAACAGTGCCGTGTACCTGGCGCTGCTCAACGCCGGTGACACCATCCTCGGCATGAGCCTGGCACACGGCGGCCACCTGACCCACGGCGCCAAGGTGTCGTCCTCGGGCAAGCTGTACAACGCGGTGCAGTACGGTATCGACGAGAACGGCCTGATCGATTACGCCGAGGTCGAGCGCCTGGCCGTCGAACACAAGCCGAAGATGATCGTCGCCGGTTTCTCGGCCTACTCGCGTGTGCTGGACTTCCCCCGCTTCCGCGCCATCGCCGACAAGGTGGGTGCACTGCTGTTCGTCGACATGGCACACGTCGCCGGCCTGGTCGCCGCTGGCCTGTATCCGAACCCGATTCCCTTCGCCGACGTGGTCACCACCACCACCCACAAGACCCTGCGCGGCCCGCGTGGCGGCCTGATCCTGGCGCGCAAGAACGAGGAGATCGAGAAGAAGCTCAACTCCGCCGTCTTCCCTGGCGCCCAGGGCGGCCCGCTGATGCACGTGATCGCGGCCAAGGCGGTGTGCTTCAAGGAAGCATTGGAGCCAGGCTTCAAGACCTACCAGCAGCAAGTGATCGACAACGCCCGCGCCATGGCGGCGGTGTTCGTCGAGCGCGGCTATGACGTGGTCTCCGGTGGTACCGACAACCACCTGATGCTGATCAGCCTGGTCAAGCAGGGCCTGACCGGCAAGGCCGCCGACGCGGCGCTGGGCGATGCCCACATCACGGTGAACAAGAACGCCGTGCCGAACGATCCGCAATCGCCGTTCGTCACCTCCGGCATCCGCATCGGTACTCCGGCGGTGACCACTCGCGGCTTCAAGGAAGGCGAATGCCGCACCTTGGCCGGCTGGATCTGCGACATCCTCGACGACCTGGAAAACCCGGCCGTGATCGAGCGCGTGCGCGGCCAGGTCGCCGACCTGTGCGCCACCTTCCCGGTCTACGCTGACTGATACCCGACTTACCACGGGCCGCGCGGCGGCCCCAACCGGTGCGCGCGGCGCACCCAACAGGAAACCGACATGACCACTGAAACTCTCGCCAAGACGCCCCTGCACGCCCTGCACATCGAACTCGGTGCACGCATGGTGCCCTTCGCCGGCTATGACATGCCCGTGCAGTACCCGCTGGGCGTGATGAAGGAACACCTGCACACCCGCGACGCCGCCGGCCTGTTCGACGTCTCGCACATGGGCCAGATCCTGCTGCGTGGCGAGCACGCCGCGCGCGCCCTGGAAACCCTGGTGCCGGTGGACATCATCGACCTGCCGCTGGGCATGCAGCGCTACGCCATGTTCACCGATGCTCAGGGCGGCATCCTCGACGACCTAATGGTCGCCAACCTGGGTGACGACACCCTGTACCTGGTGGTCAACGCCGCCTGCAAGGATCAGGACCTGGCCCACCTGCAGAAGCACATCGGCGAGCAGTGCCAGATCGAGAGCCTGTTCGAGGAGCGCGCCCTGCTCGCCCTGCAAGGCCCGAAAGCGGCCGACGTACTGGCCCGCCTGGCCCCGGAAGTGAGCAAGATGACCTTCATGCAGGTGGCCCGCGTGCGCCTGCTGGGCAGCGAGTGCATCGTCAGCCGCAGCGGCTACACCGGCGAAGACGGTTTCGAGATTTCCGTCGCCGTCGATCAGGCCGAAGCCCTGGCGCGCAGCCTGCTGGCCGAAGCGGAAGTCGAAGCCATCGGCCTCGGCGCGCGTGACTCGCTGCGCCTGGAAGCCGGCCTGTGCCTCTATGGCCACGACATGAGCAGTGCCACCACGCCGATCGAAGCCAGCCTGCTGTGGGCCATCTCCAAGGTACGCCGCGCCGATGGCGAGCGTGCCGGCAACTTCCCGGGCGCCGAGCGCGTGTTCGAGCAGCAGCAGAAAGGCGTGGCGCGCAAGCGCGTTGGCCTGCTGCCGCAGGAACGCGTGCCGGTACGTGAAGGTGCGGAAATCGTTGATGCCGACGGCAGCGTGATCGGCCAGGTAAGCAGCGGCGGCTTCGGTCCGACTCTCGGTGCACCGGTCGCGATGGGTTACGTCAATGCCAGCCATACCGCTATCGACAGCGACGTCTGGGCCGTGGTGCGCGGTAAGCGCGTGGCGATGAAAGTGGCCAAGACTCCATTCGTGCCGCAGCGTTATTATCGCGGCTGACCCTCGGCATGGCACGGCTGACCCGCGCCATGCTGCGCGTCATTTCAAAGCCAGCCGCCACGGCTACATGAGGCTGGCGGTTTCCACCCACCTACAGGTTCGCCCCCGCAACCTCAGTGAAATCCGCGGCGCTGGCCAAAGCGCCCGGATTGCATCCGCTCCGTGGCTCCATGCCCGCAGCCGGATGAAACCTGCCCAAGCGCCCGCGGTGTCTGGCACGCGCGCCTGGAAGACGTCTACCAGCAGAGCTACGTGCCCACAGCCAACCGGTCGGTGACTGGGTACTGGGTGCCAACCTGGGCTATGTCGCCGGCAAGGAAGAAGGCGCGGCCAAGGCCGACAACCTGGACAACAAGGTCTATCAGGGTGAACTCACTGCCAAGACCGGAAACAACAGCTTCATGGTTGCCTACCAAAAGCTCAGCGGCGACACCAAGTTCATGCGTATCGATGGCGCCAGCGGCGGCACGCTGGTCAACGACGGCTTCACCAACAGCTACGACAACCCGGAAGAGCGCTCCTGGCAGATCCGCCACGACTACAACTTCGCCGGCATCGGCATTCCCGGCCTGCCCCTGATGAACCGCTACGTCAGCGGTAGCAACATCGACGTCTACACCAATGGCGTGAAAACCCGCGAGAACGCCGAGGAATGGGGCCGCGAGTCCGAGCTGGCCTACACCATTCAGGAAGGCAACCTGAAGAACCTGAGCATTCGCTGGCGTAACTCCGATGTGCGTCGCGACGCGGGTCAGGATCTTCACGAGAACCGCCTGATCATCAACTATCCGCTGTCTCTTCTGTGGTAGCGGACGCATCACTGCGTCCTATTGACTCCTGTGTGTTAACGGCACTTTATGCCCGTCCTCGTGACGGGCTTTTTTTGGGTTTTTCGCGTTATCGCGGGGAAGATACGCTTGACACCGGACTGGCAAGTTTGTGTGCGTACTGCCTGCTGACTTAGCACTATCCATTACCGCGTGTACTGAGCGTTTGGGTTGCGCCCCTTACGGGCGCCACACCTTTCTTGCTTGCCCAAGAAAGGTGTGCCAAAGAAGGGCACCCCGACATCCGGGTTTCGCTACGCGAAACTTCCCTCGCTCCGGCGCTGCTCCGGGGCCGGCTTACATGGGCCGTCCCTGGCCCATTAAGCCTCTCGCCGCATCCATGCGGCTCGTCCCCCTGCGCAACACCTCCACTCGGCCTACTGAAGGGGACTTGGGCGTCGTCTGTG contains the following coding sequences:
- the gcvH gene encoding glycine cleavage system protein GcvH, whose product is MSELRFTADHEWLRLDNDGLVTVGITHYAQDALGDVVYVQLPEVKAYAQGEEVAVLESVKAASNIVMPLDGEIIEVNADLEGSPELVNESPLDKAWFFRMRLTDNAVLADLLDKAGYDRLLNANADA
- the gcvP gene encoding aminomethyl-transferring glycine dehydrogenase, giving the protein MTKLDTQNEFIARHIGPRDADTAAMLELLGYDSVDALTNAVIPESIKGTSILGEQPGLSEADALAKIKAIAAKNQQFKNYIGQGYYGTHTPSPILRNLLENPAWYTAYTPYQPEISQGRLEALLNFQTLISDLTGMQIANASLLDEATAAAEAMTFCKRLSKNKAANTFFVSQHCHPQTLDVLRTRAEPLGIDIEVGDEAAITDASAYFGALLQYPASNGDIFDYRALVERFHAANALVAVAADLLALTLLTPPGEFGADVALGSAQRFGVPLGFGGPHAAYFATRDAFKRDMPGRLVGMSVDRFGKPALRLAMQTREQHIRREKATSNICTAQVLLANIASMYAVYHGPKGLTAIAQRVHSFTAILALGLTKLGHSVEQQHFFDTLSIKTGAKTAELHAKARAAGINLREIDAERLGLSLDETTDQAAVEALLALFAGDQSAPAVADLAAQVASRLPQGLLRQSAILQHEVFNRYHSETELMRYLRKLADKDLALDRSMIPLGSCTMKLNAASEMIPVTWPEFGNLHPFAPVEQAAGYTQLTTELEAMLCAATGYDAVSLQPNAGSQGEYAGLLAIRAYHLSRGDDQRDICLIPQSAHGTNPATASMAGMRVVVTACDARGNVDIADLKAKAEEHKDRLAAIMITYPSTHGVFEEGIREICQIIHDNGGQVYIDGANMNAMVGLCAPGQFGGDVSHLNLHKTFCIPHGGGGPGVGPIGVKSHLAPFLPGHGHMARKEGAVSAAPFGSASILPITWMYITMMGGNGLKRASQMAILNANYIARRLEEHYPVLYSGEGGLVAHECILDIRPLKDSSGISVDDVAKRLIDFGFHAPTMSFPVAGTLMIEPTESESKEELDRFCDAMIAIREEIRAVEQGRLDKNDNPLKNAPHTALELVGEWNHAYSREQAVYPVASLIEAKYWPPVGRVDNVYGDRNLVCACPSIEAYQDA
- a CDS encoding sigma-54-dependent transcriptional regulator, yielding MRIHVSFIDRVGITQEVLALLGGRNLNLDAVEMVPPNVYIDAPTLSAEVLEELRGALLQVHGVQSVEVVDILPGQRRRLQLDALLAAMPDPVLAVDDRATVLLANPALIDICERPPEGLSIAALFSDDALQRSLLAAGFHQPLREVNFAGQPLLLDAQPITEDGRLTGGLLTLYAPSRMGQRLAALHHDHAEGFDSLLGESDAIRALKARALRVASLDAPLLIHGETGTGKELVARACHTASVRRTAPFLALNCAALPENLAESELFGYAPGAFTGAQRGGKPGLLELANQGTVFLDEIGEMSPYLQAKLLRFLSDGSFRRVGGDREVKVDVRILSATHRDLEKMVAEGSFREDLFYRLNVLNLEVPPLRERGQDILLLAQHFMAQACAQIQRLPCRLAPTTFPALLAGRWPGNVRQLQNVIFRAAAICDSNWVEMDDLDIAVTEVAPRVQGEVGSLEQAMDEYEKALLEKLYASHPSSRQLAARLGTSHTAIAKRLRKYGIGKL
- a CDS encoding S1C family serine protease; protein product: MAYPDPYPRPAPDPFIRRWLFITACVAALMLFWQFLPAIEAWFSPRQAAERTVTPRGDLAADEQATIELFEKSRASVVYITTAKLVRDVWTRNVFSVPRGTGSGFIWDDAGHVVTNFHVIQGASEATVKLADGRDYQAALVGASPAHDIAVLKIGVGFKRPPAVPVGTSAELKVGQKVFAIGNPFGLDWTLTTGIVSALDRSLPGEAGGPAIDNLVQTDAAINPGNSGGPLLDSAGRLIGINTAIYSPSGASAGIGFAVPVDTVMRVVPQLIKSGKYIRPALGIEVDEQLNQRLFALTGSKGVFVLRVTPGSAAHKAGLAGVEVTPQGIVPGDRIIGVDGKATDDVAKLLARLDDRKVGDVVVLSVERAGKSREVRVELQPGN
- a CDS encoding endonuclease I family protein produces the protein MIRRLLPLLCCFTAVSLHAAPATFAEAKRLAWPLYAQQATEFYCGCKYSGNRVDLRSCGYTPRKNANRAQRIEWEHIVPAWVIGHQRQCWQKGGRKNCAANDMQFRRAEADLHNLVPSIGEVNGDRSNYSFAWLPQKPHQYGRCETVVDFKARKVMPRPAIRGMIARTYFYMSDRYKLRLSKQDRQLYEAWSKAYPPRVWEQQRNQQVACVMGWGNPYVGKVDMSRCAPRRG